A segment of the Phalacrocorax aristotelis chromosome 5, bGulAri2.1, whole genome shotgun sequence genome:
AGGCTCGAGCAGATGTCCAGCATCCCAATGATTTTTGATCCCTCTTGAGCTGGGTTGGTGGTGTGGCCACAAGCTGCTGGGTTTGGGGTCAGGGAGTGAGGCCGAAGGCTGCGTCTCCAGCGCTACGGGGCTCTTCTCTCCCCGTCCCGGCGGCTTCGCGGCTGGGCTGGCTCTCAGCTGACCTGGGTCCCTGGCGCGCAGCAGCTGCCGCCAGCTCAGCGCCTCCCGAAAGCCGCCCTTCTCCAGCCATCCCCGAGCAGCCGGGCAGCGAGCACCCACTCCAGCTGCCAGACCACAAAACCTCAAGCCCGGCTCACAGCGTTCAGCTCGCTTGGGAATgccataaaaaaacccctaaaattaaaacaaacaataaaacccCAGCCCTCGTTTCCCCTTGGCCAGGTCCCCAAGGCTTTAAATCCCCCAGTTTTGCCCTCGCTGTACACTGCGAGCGaaccagcagcccccagcagcatTTCCCACTGCTGGCATTCAGGTTTTTAATTAAGATGCTGGCAAGGAACAGTCCCAAATTGCTCTCTTGGCCCAGCCCCTCAACAGGGTTCCTCTTCACCCCACGGGAGGGATGTGGGTCTATGAACAAAGGTGGGATTTAATGAAACCCTTGGTGAGAAAGCCCTTGGCTAGACGCAAGCAGCGCCAGGAAACACCTCTGGGAGCCATAAGAGGGGAAGGGATGTCCGTGAGAGTTTcgcagcagggaggggaggtgggatAAGTGCTTTACCCCGGCTGCGAGGCTCCAGGGGAAGCCTCGCTCTATACGCTCCCCCGGCACACATCGCTGCCTTCGCCTTCCCCATTGCTGAGGTGGAGGGAGCCAGGGAGGCACGTGGTGCTGGGGCTCAGGCATAAGGTAGGGAGATGCCCTCCCCCACCGTGCCCCACTTTGCTACACTCTCCCTGACGGGGAAACAGCACGACAGAATAACCCCGTCCCCACGCTCACAGGCACAAGAGCATCGCCTGTGTTTGCTAACTCGGCTTTTATTGTCAGAGGACGCAGCAGCAGGCGACACGATAGGTTGCTACAGGGGGGACACGGGCGTGTTACACCGCAGGTCTTCCCGCACATTCACCTCGAACAGCAACGCAGCGCTCTGCATCAGGAGGGAGAGACACGGTGCTGCAGGGAGAAGATGCCACTGGCTGCAAGCACTGCTCCTTTCTGTGCCTTTGCTGCCCCATCTCTGTGCAAAAAGACAAATTCTCAGGCTGTGGCGATTTTCCCTTTGGGCACAGGGAAATTAATAAGCAGACAAGGGGGTCCCTGCAAGGAGCATCATTTGCACCTCCTGGTATTGGCTCCTTTGCATCCATACTTCAAATTGGCACCCAGCGGTTTTTGCTCGTGCTACGTGCAGCTGAGTTGCAGGGCAAAGGCATTATCAGGAGAAGCTGCCCTGGGAATACTGAAGAAGCGTGATCTTAGCCTAAGGTTTCAACATACATCAGAAATGCAGCCTGTTTGCTTTGCCTCCCCTTGAGGATGGGCTGCCCCGAGCGAGATGGGAACGTAATGTAAGGAGGAGCCTCGGCGAAGGCAGAAaccccagcacagcagtgagCACGTGGTGCCTGCAGCCTGAGATGGAGCAGCAACATCTGCTGCCATCGCTGCCCTTTGCCCGGGACTTTATTTACAGTGTTATTAAAGGAGAGCAGCCCAAGGAGcctgaaatgttaaaaaaatgggTCTTTAGAAAAGCCAGGGATtaacaggctttttttcccccactgtaAACAgatctctgttttgcttttaagcatGCCCTTGGTGCCGGCCCGTGAGCACCctgggagggagaagggctccagcagagctggggcccTGCAGCTCCACTACAGGCAGGGGACGTGGGGGTCTGCCCCTCTGCGAGCCGCTTCAGTTCACAAACCCAGGGGAAAACCGGGATGGAAATGCAGCCCTGGGCTCTGACAGACAGACACTGGTGGCTGCAGATGGGCAAACCGGCTGGCCTGGCTCTTCAGGGAGGGccacagcagaggcagaggggCAGACAGCCCCCTGCCACCCACCAGCCCACATGCGGGCGGGTCTAGGGGCAGCGAGGGGTGCATGTGGGCAGGGCAcccccctcctgctccctggaGCGACCGGCCAGGCTGGAAAAGTTTTGAGCAGCCACCACTAAACACAGGGGATTTTACCCACCAGCAACACTGAGCAGCAGAACCGACGGCCGGTTTCCCTGGGACAGGGGTGGCTGATGACAGCCCAGGGGCCAGCGCAAGCCTCAGGGTCACCCCGGCGTGGTGGGTGCGCGCTTCGGGGCACAGACAGACCCAACAAGCTTTCTTAGGGGAGCAGGAAAACCCACACAGACgtgtctgtgctgggtctgATCCCCGCTGAAACACTTCTGAGGCTGCGAGGGTTGACCCGACGCCACCGAAGTTACCACGAACCACCGTCACTCCTGACTTCAGCcatgcaggaggaggaagagggagcaAAGGGGTAAGATGAACGTAGAACATCTTCCCTGTTGACGCAAAGCCCATGTGTAAAAGCCTACGGGCTTTAAAAGGCTGTTGGACCCCAATCCCACCCTCCCCACGTCTTAGCCTTGCCCTCCTGGGAGCCAGCCCCACGAGCTGCCCCTCAACCCTGGGGCTGAAGCAGCGGGCTTCAGGGATAACCTGTCCCTCGGTCCCGGCTCTTGCCTCCGCACTGGGGACGCTCACTCGGGGATGTAGTCCCTGAAGGAGTTAAAGCTGAGGCTCCGGCCCGCTGAGTTCAAGGTGGAGCTGGCTTGCATCTTGGGGATCTTCTCCATCAGCTTCGACACCGTCCTCCTCTTGAAGGAACCCGGGGAGAAATGCCCCTGTCTCATGAGCTCCTGGTAGAGGCTGTTGAACACTGCCACGGTCTCTTCATAGCTGTCCCGGGTGGAGATCTCGTAGAAAGGAAGCTTCAAGGCTTTCGAGAGGTTTTCACCATCCTCCGTGGACACCATCCTGTCGAACTGCAAGTCCTTCTTGTTGCCCACGATGACCACAGGGGGCTGCTCGCTCCCGCTGCTCCGCTTGGGGCTCGAGTGGATGTGGTTGATGAGGAAACACAGCCGCATGACCTCGTCAAAGCTGCACCTGTCTGTCACCGAGTAGACCACAGCGAAGCCATCGCCCCACTTGATCTTCTCCTCTATCTGCAGGGAATCCTCCTCCTGGAGGGCAGACAAGCTCGTATAAACACCAGAAGCCCCAACACCTCTTAAAAACCGACGCTGCTGGTTGCAGCCTAGAAAACCTCCCAAGGGGGCCCGTCACCATCTCCCTGAAGGTTTTTGGCCGTGGgcttgcaggcagcagcaatgtGCAAAGCATCACAGGTAGCCCGGGGCAGGAATTTGATGGGTTGGGCAAAATGACAGATGAAGCCTGCAATCAGCCCCGTCCTGATGTGGGCGGGGGGAGAGTTAGCGCTGCTAAAGCGGGGACACAAAGGTAGGGCTGTTGCTAGCCAGGAAGCCAGCATAGGGCTCTCCATCGCCCGCAGTCCTTGTGCTTGGTGGCTCCTctggcccagcaccctcctgcTCCCTTGAGCTGTCTCCCTGCCATCAGGATGCTCCACCGACacggggagcagggctgtgccacACAGCACGAAGCGGAAAGGGAAATATTTAGCTGAAGCCACACTGTAATTGACGTTAGAGAGACATAAATTCTCCAAAACTTCCTTTCTGATCAGTGTTTTGGACACAACAGATTAAAGCTGGTGGAAGAGCAGGGATTGCCTTCAGCGGCAAGTCGCACTTCTGCCATGGTGTTTTCCAGGGTCAGCCAGCTGTGAAACGGTGTGAGCTCACCTGTCCTGCTGTATCGAGGATCTCGAAGTGCACCATCTCCCCATCGATGACAGCCATGTGTCTGTAGATCATTTCTGGAGGAGGACAGACAGAAAAGTGTGGGTGAGGGAAGCCCCCGGGGTAGCAAATGACAGCTGAGGTGGCCTCAGTGCAAGCCATGCCAGAGGAGTCAATTCTCACCCGCtgccacctgcagcctgtgtggCCTCTGTTTGGAGTCCACCTCTTGAACTGGTCCTCAGCCTGTCTCCCACACCTGGGAAGGGGCAGCCCTGCGCCCAAAGCAGAGACCCTCAGCCAGCACGCGGCTGGCTTTCGCCTTGCTGGAAATAAAGTGGCAAGGGTGACGGAAGCACTGGAGCAAAAAGGGGTCACGGAGGGATGCTTCTGCAAAGGAAGAGGGGCTCAGCAGGAGGGTATGAaaagctgggttttgttttgagaCCCTGCTCATGCTCCTACCGGAGCCCTTTGCCCAGCGGGCGTTGAACTCCTGCTCCGAAGCGGCAGGGGAGCGGCTCCTTTCTAACCAAGCAATAAAAGCAGCGGCGAGGTGTGCATCTGGGCAGCTCTTCCAGCACAAAAACCACTCTGAGCTTCACTAATGTCATCAGGCAATAAAACCAGCTGGCACTCTGCTTAGCAACCGCTCTGGGCGCAGCATGCTCGACGGGACGCCTCGTTCCGTGCAGATGGAGCACCTCGGTCACGCCGGGGCTCGTGTGCCACCGCACGCTGGGGCGCAAGCCCTCTTGGCCTGGCTGTCTATGGGATAAACCAGgcaccttccccctcctccGACACGGGGGAGCACCGGGTACGCTCACCGTATGCTCTCCGTATTTTATCCCATCATACGGAGTGAGCCcaacaggaggaagaagcagcaggcagagaggaaaaagaaatcgCACTCCTGGGGGGCGGGAAAAGCCATCGCTCACCATAGCAAGTGAGGAGCAGGGATGTAAAGCACAGACGGGGCAACGGCAGGGTTGTTTTTCAAACCAAGCTTTTCCCTTGGGTCCCCTGTGAACCAGCTGGGTTAGAGCAACACAGAGACTTCCAAAATCTCCCAGCGTAGCGGGTGACGGCAGGGGTTAGGCAGAAGGATGCACAGCCAGCGACCGGTCATTTCTGGGATACTTTGGCAGGGATGTGACTTCAGTGCCCAAAAACCTCAGAcccaaatgcaaaacaaacccCTCTACAAGTCAGGGAAGCACTAGCCACTGCTCCAGTGGCTTAGATACCTCCTTCCCCTTAAAAGCCACCTCCTAGCAAATTGCCCAAGGATGACAAAGCGCGCTGCACTGCCTCACGCGATGCCAGCTGCTCGCCCCAACAGATTTTGCcttaacaaaacagaaaaggaagaagggatgcaagagccaggcaggtgccacAATATCTGGTGGCTCTGACCGCTGCCAGTCTGGtcaaggaggaagaggaacaaACACAGTGAGTTTGGGAGCAGAGTCAGCTCTGCCGGGCGCGGCACTGGGTGCACCAGAGTCTCCAGGctgagccagtggcagcagcaaaagcaacaagaaaaaggaCTTTACCTACCTAGAGTTGGGTCGTAGTCCCCAATGAACCTCCTGGTGATGAATCTTACAGTCAgtgctgtaaaaaaaacccacaacaaacccAGTTATAATTGTCAGATCAACCTGCAGAGAAACGTTGGCTGGTTGAGGCTAGAGGGATGGAGCAAAGGCCTGCCAGCCTCACGGGAAGGTGCCCGTGTGGGCACCAGGAGAAGACACCCCAGCAGCGATGTTGCAAACCCGGCGCCGTGAGGACCAGGTTATCACAGGGTTGGGAAAAGTGTCTTCAAAGGCGCCCAAGTAGGCTGGGTCACCGCCACAGGCTGGCTGGGGTTGCCCTGTGAGCACCAGAGAAGACTACAGTAAAGCAGCAAATTGCCAGATCTTGGTGGCGAAAGGTGAGGGTGAGGCAGACTGGGAGAGGATCACGGTTGCCCAGGTGGCTGCCTTGGACCAAGATTGCTACAAGCCCCCTTTTCTCCCTGCAGAGTGCTCAGATGATGGCACAGCCCCATGCAGGCTGtcctctgctttgcttcacCCCGGGGGCAATGTGGGAAGAGTGGGCCAGGACGGGCCGGAGGCCACCCGGGCTGACAGCTCGCACCTCGCCTCTCCTATGCAGCCTGAAAAATTGGAGCTTGTAGACATTGGCATTTCAAAACAACCTCATTGCAGCCCTAGGAAAAGGCTAGATGGTTTTTGCATGTTCTTTGCAAGCAGTTGTATCAAGGACCAAAACCCAATGCACGACAGGAtgccccaggcagaggaggaggtctCTGCCCAGCTCCATGAGCAACATACCAGGCACCTCTGCCCAAAGCTGCCTGCTCGTTGTCAGCCCCAAAACACCTGTCACGTCAA
Coding sequences within it:
- the LOC142058132 gene encoding ras-related and estrogen-regulated growth inhibitor-like; its protein translation is MSFPRPLRRSVSLSPARTLRLVVLGQSAVGKTALTVRFITRRFIGDYDPTLEMIYRHMAVIDGEMVHFEILDTAGQEEDSLQIEEKIKWGDGFAVVYSVTDRCSFDEVMRLCFLINHIHSSPKRSSGSEQPPVVIVGNKKDLQFDRMVSTEDGENLSKALKLPFYEISTRDSYEETVAVFNSLYQELMRQGHFSPGSFKRRTVSKLMEKIPKMQASSTLNSAGRSLSFNSFRDYIPE